The DNA region TGTCTTAGCTGGCGCTTTGTTGCGTATTGTCATGGGTGTTCTCGTTGATCAGATTAAACCGAAGATGGCTGGTTTAATTGGTCAAGTTGTTGTACTGGCTAGCTTGTTAGTTGCGTGGTTACATGGCTTACAAACTTTCCAACATACTTTGATGCTAGGTTTGGGTTTAGGGTTTGCTGGCGCTGCGTTTGCTGTTGCATTGCCTTTAGCTAGCCGTTGGTATCCACCTGAGCATCAAGGTACAGCATTGGGTATTGCTGGTGCAGGTAACTCTGGTACAGTGTTTGCAGCATTGTTTGCACCAGGTTTAGCTGTAGCGTATGGTTGGAATAATGTATTTGGATTAGCGTTGATTCCATTAAGTATCGCCATGTTTATTTATATTATTTTTGCAAAAGATGCACCTGACGCACCTGCTGCAAAATCGTTAAGTCAATACATGCAGATTCTTAAAGATAAAGACGCTTGGTGGTTCATGTTTTTCTACAGCGTTACCTTTGGTGGTTTTGTAGGCTTGGCATCATCACTGACTATTTACTTCAATGACTTATATGCGCTAGGCCCTGTAGTTGCTGGCTACTGTACCGCAGCATGTGTATTTGCAGGTTCGCTAGTACGTCCTTTAGGTGGCTGGTTAGCTGATCGTGTTGGTGGTATACGCACTTTACTTACCATGTACATA from Methylotenera sp. L2L1 includes:
- a CDS encoding nitrate/nitrite transporter, whose protein sequence is MKSSFWKSGHTPTLLSSFLYFDLSFMVWVLLGPLAVQIATDLQLTPAEKGLMVATPVLAGALLRIVMGVLVDQIKPKMAGLIGQVVVLASLLVAWLHGLQTFQHTLMLGLGLGFAGAAFAVALPLASRWYPPEHQGTALGIAGAGNSGTVFAALFAPGLAVAYGWNNVFGLALIPLSIAMFIYIIFAKDAPDAPAAKSLSQYMQILKDKDAWWFMFFYSVTFGGFVGLASSLTIYFNDLYALGPVVAGYCTAACVFAGSLVRPLGGWLADRVGGIRTLLTMYILASILLVVMSFGQPTYQLALWVIVPTMAILGMGNGAVFQLVPQRFRKEIGVMTGLVGMAGGVGGFYLASSLGIIKQATGSYQVGILIFAGLAALAVLGLVGVKTRWRTTWGAATTAKV